Proteins found in one Aethina tumida isolate Nest 87 chromosome 1, icAetTumi1.1, whole genome shotgun sequence genomic segment:
- the LOC109608312 gene encoding 5-aminolevulinate synthase, erythroid-specific, mitochondrial-like, translating into MSLITTFSKHLNRIQPGLSYTSSNMPCPFLARLSQNYIRNYSPVLLKMYGAQCPVLSRNMSNIANNEHQKSNQEASKNPCPFLNEVNDVIKEVKNDDTIECEKKSESDSVFAYDKFFHQQIMKKKKEHSYRIFKKVNRLAGPGQFPNAMEYTWGEKPIKVWCSNDYLGMSCHPEVKNAVKDALEKYGTGAGGTRNISGNSTLHEQLESTIAKLHQKEGALLFTSCFVANDSTLFTLAKALPGCHIFSDAGNHASMIQGIRNSQVSKHIFRHNDPQHLEELLKKVDVGVPKIVAFETVHSMSGAVCPLEELCDIAHKYGALTFVDEVHAVGLYGHHGAGIGERDHKLHKMDIISGTLGKAFGNVGGYIAANAVLIDMIRSYAAGFIFTTSLPPPVLAGARKAIEILASDEGRELRKKHQDNVKYLRNTLLRNGFPVEHTPSHIIPIKIGNPAQCGMVCDTLLKEKGHYIQAINYPTVARGEEKLRLAPTPHHSVALMDELVSDLKEVWTQLELPFTGLQCEKECQFCQKPILFDYFESRTRNVPNTVICQVPNCPQLITATA; encoded by the exons atgtcattaata ACAACCTTCTCGAAACATTTGAACAGGATTCAACCGGGACTCA gttatACCAGCTCCAATATGCCTTGCCCCTTTTTGGCCCGTTTAAGCCAAAATTATATCAGAAACTATAGTCCTGTGTTGCTTAAAATGTACGGGGCCCAGTGCCCTGTACTTTCCAGGAATATGAGCAACATCGCCAACAACGAACACCAAAAATCTAATCAAG AAGCGTCTAAAAATCCTTGCCCCTTTTTGAACGAAGTCAACGATGTCATCAAAGAAGTCAAGAATGATGACACCATTGAATGTGAAAAGAAATCTGAAAGTGACA GCGTTTTTGCCTATGACAAGTTTTTCCATCAGCAAATCatgaaaaaaaagaaagaacaTTCCTATCGTATCTTCAAGAAAGTCAACAGGCTGGCAGGTCCGGGTCAGTTCCCCAATGCAATGGAATACACCTGGGGCGAGAAGCCCATAAAAGTGTGGTGCTCCAATGACTATTTGGGCATGTCATGTCACCCTGAGGTGAAAAATGCAGTCAA GGATGCCTTAGAGAAATATGGTACGGGTGCCGGTGGTACCAGGAATATTTCCGGTAATTCGACCTTGCATGAACAACTTGAAAGTACCATAGCCAAGTTGCATCAGAAAGAAGGCGCACTTTTGTTCACTTCCTGTTTTGTTGCTAATGATTCCACGTTGTTTACCTTAGCTAAAGCACTGCCAG GCTGTCACATCTTCTCGGACGCCGGGAACCACGCGTCGATGATCCAGGGCATCCGCAACAGCCAAGTATCGAAGCACATCTTCCGGCACAACGATCCCCAACACCTTGAGGAGCTGCTCAAGAAGGTGGACGTTGGCGTACCTAAAATTGTGGCCTTTGAAACCGTACATTCCATGTCGGGGGCTGTCTGTCCCCTGGAGGAGCTGTGCGACATCGCCCACAAATACGGCGCCCTGACTTTCGTCGACGAGGTCCATGCGGTGGGCCTTTACGGACACCACGGCGCCGGAATCGGAGAACGCGACCACAAGCTGCATAAAATGGACATTATTTCCGGAACTTTGGGCAAGGCTTTCGGAAACGTCGGAGGTTACAttg ctgCCAATGCAGTCCTAATCGACATGATAAGGTCGTACGCCGccggttttatttttacaacgtCGCTGCCTCCTCCCGTCCTGGCTGGCGCCAGGAAAGCCATAGAGATCCTGGCCTCCGACGAGGGCCGGGAACTGAGGAAAAAGCACCAGGACAACGTGAAGTACTTAAGGAATACGTTGCTCAGGAACGGTTTCCCGGTGGAACACACGCCCAGTCACATCATTCCAATCAAAATCGGTAATCCGGCCCAATGTGGCATGGTTTGCGACACGCTACTGAAGGAGAAAGGTCACTACATCCAAGCCATTAACTACCCGACCGTCGCGAGGGGCGAGGAAAAGCTGAGGCTGGCGCCTACGCCCCATCATTCCGTCGCCCTGATGGACGAATTGGTTAGCGACTTGAAGGAGGTGTGGACCCAATTGGAGCTACCCTTCACCGGTCTCCAATGTGAAAAA GAATGCCAGTTCTGTCAGAAACCAATTTTATTCGATTACTTCGAAAGTAGAACACGCAATGTGCCTAACACCGTAATTTGTCAAGTGCCGAATTGTCCTCAACTAATCACTGCCACAGCGTAA
- the LOC109608334 gene encoding single-stranded DNA-binding protein 3 isoform X4: protein MYAKGKGSTVPSDAQAREKLALYVYEYLLHVGAQKAAQTFLSEIRWEKNITLGEPPGFLHSWWCVFWDLYCAAPERRDTCEHSSEAKAFHDYGFVNSGYGVNGIAHNTGPAPSPLGQMPPADGMPGGPMPPGFFPHRSFLFYNKFNSTLRPSPPTHPSSQPSPHSQPPPPHSQIMTCQPIMAPRYPAGPRPGVRMPQMGSDFNGPPGQPLMPNNMDPTRQGEGGEFVGWQGPPAARMNPPRGPSLGPIGPGTYGPGLRGPPPNSSLGPGGPMPPMSMTGPGGRPQWQPNTSTPMNYSSSSPGNYGGPPGGGGQPGPGTPIMPSPQDSSNSGGENMYTLMKPAVGGNMGGDFQMGGGPEAGPMGPMGPNSMGPVLNGDGMDGMKNSPANGGPGTPREDSGSGMGDYNLGGFGGPAENIFL from the exons ATGTACGCTAAAGGAAAGGGATCAACGGTGCCGTCTGACGCACAGGCCAGGGAAAA GTTGGCGTTGTACGTGTACGAGTACTTGCTCCACGTAGGTGCACAGAAGGCGGCACAGACCTTCCTGTCGGAG aTACGATGGGAGAAGAACATCACGCTGGGCGAGCCTCCGGGATTCCTGCACTCCTGGTGGTG CGTGTTTTGGGATCTGTACTGTGCGGCCCCCGAAAGGAGGGACACGTGCGAACACTCGTCGGAAGCCAAGGCTTTCCACGATTAC ggaTTCGTTAATTCTGGCTATGGGGTAAACGGAATTGCGCAC AACACAGGACCGGCTCCGAGTCCGCTGGGCCAAATGCCTCCTGCGGATGGGATGCCAGGTGGCCCCATGCCCCCAGGATTTTTTCca CACCGCAGTTttctgttttataataaattc AACTCAACTTTACGTCCATCACCTCCAACGCACCCCTCAAGTCAACCTTCGCCCCATTCACAGCCACCCCCGCCCCATTCTCAGATAATGACATGTCAGCCGATAATGGCGCCGAGATATCCGGCAGGTCCGAGGCCTGGAGTAAGGATGCCGCAGATGGGCAGCGACTTCAACGGG CCGCCAGGCCAGCCGCTGATGCCGAATAACATGGATCCCACAAGACAAG GTGAAGGCGGAGAGTTTGTAGGTTGGCAAG GTCCACCCGCGGCGAGGATGAATCCACCGAGGGGACCGTCACTGGGGCCCATCGGTCCCGGGACGTACGGTCCCGGTTTGCGAGGACCCCCGCCAAACAGCAGTTTAGGTCCTGGCGGACCGATGCCGCCGATGTCGATGACCGGCCCGGGCGGCAGACCACAATGGCAGCCAAATACGTCGACA CCTATGAACTACTCGTCATCGTCGCCAGGCAACTACGGCGGGCCGCCGGGTGGTGGTGGCCAGCCGGGCCCCGGTACACCGATAATGCCCAGTCCGCAGGACTCGAGTAACTCGGGCGGCGAGAACATGTACACACTGATGAAGCCGGCGGTGGGCGGCAACATGGGCGGCGACTTCCAGATGGGCGGCGGTCCCGAAGCTGGACCTATGGGACCGATGGGACCGAACTCGATGGGTCCGGTGCTGAACGGCGACGGCATGGACGGGATGAAGAACTCGCCGGCGAACGGCGGACCGGGCACACCTCGAGAGGACAGCGGCAGCGGCATGGGAGACTACAACTTGGGCGGCTTTGGAGGACCCGCTGAAAAC ATTTTCCTGTGA
- the LOC109608334 gene encoding single-stranded DNA-binding protein 3 isoform X1: protein MYAKGKGSTVPSDAQAREKLALYVYEYLLHVGAQKAAQTFLSEIRWEKNITLGEPPGFLHSWWCVFWDLYCAAPERRDTCEHSSEAKAFHDYGFVNSGYGVNGIAHNTGPAPSPLGQMPPADGMPGGPMPPGFFPHRSFLFYNKFNSTLRPSPPTHPSSQPSPHSQPPPPHSQIMTCQPIMAPRYPAGPRPGVRMPQMGSDFNGPPGQPLMPNNMDPTRQGEGGEFVGWQGPPAARMNPPRGPSLGPIGPGTYGPGLRGPPPNSSLGPGGPMPPMSMTGPGGRPQWQPNTSTPMNYSSSSPGNYGGPPGGGGQPGPGTPIMPSPQDSSNSGGENMYTLMKPAVGGNMGGDFQMGGGPEAGPMGPMGPNSMGPVLNGDGMDGMKNSPANGGPGTPREDSGSGMGDYNLGGFGGPAENDQTESAAILKIKESMQEEAKRFEKDSDHPEYFMP, encoded by the exons ATGTACGCTAAAGGAAAGGGATCAACGGTGCCGTCTGACGCACAGGCCAGGGAAAA GTTGGCGTTGTACGTGTACGAGTACTTGCTCCACGTAGGTGCACAGAAGGCGGCACAGACCTTCCTGTCGGAG aTACGATGGGAGAAGAACATCACGCTGGGCGAGCCTCCGGGATTCCTGCACTCCTGGTGGTG CGTGTTTTGGGATCTGTACTGTGCGGCCCCCGAAAGGAGGGACACGTGCGAACACTCGTCGGAAGCCAAGGCTTTCCACGATTAC ggaTTCGTTAATTCTGGCTATGGGGTAAACGGAATTGCGCAC AACACAGGACCGGCTCCGAGTCCGCTGGGCCAAATGCCTCCTGCGGATGGGATGCCAGGTGGCCCCATGCCCCCAGGATTTTTTCca CACCGCAGTTttctgttttataataaattc AACTCAACTTTACGTCCATCACCTCCAACGCACCCCTCAAGTCAACCTTCGCCCCATTCACAGCCACCCCCGCCCCATTCTCAGATAATGACATGTCAGCCGATAATGGCGCCGAGATATCCGGCAGGTCCGAGGCCTGGAGTAAGGATGCCGCAGATGGGCAGCGACTTCAACGGG CCGCCAGGCCAGCCGCTGATGCCGAATAACATGGATCCCACAAGACAAG GTGAAGGCGGAGAGTTTGTAGGTTGGCAAG GTCCACCCGCGGCGAGGATGAATCCACCGAGGGGACCGTCACTGGGGCCCATCGGTCCCGGGACGTACGGTCCCGGTTTGCGAGGACCCCCGCCAAACAGCAGTTTAGGTCCTGGCGGACCGATGCCGCCGATGTCGATGACCGGCCCGGGCGGCAGACCACAATGGCAGCCAAATACGTCGACA CCTATGAACTACTCGTCATCGTCGCCAGGCAACTACGGCGGGCCGCCGGGTGGTGGTGGCCAGCCGGGCCCCGGTACACCGATAATGCCCAGTCCGCAGGACTCGAGTAACTCGGGCGGCGAGAACATGTACACACTGATGAAGCCGGCGGTGGGCGGCAACATGGGCGGCGACTTCCAGATGGGCGGCGGTCCCGAAGCTGGACCTATGGGACCGATGGGACCGAACTCGATGGGTCCGGTGCTGAACGGCGACGGCATGGACGGGATGAAGAACTCGCCGGCGAACGGCGGACCGGGCACACCTCGAGAGGACAGCGGCAGCGGCATGGGAGACTACAACTTGGGCGGCTTTGGAGGACCCGCTGAAAAC GACCAAACGGAATCGGCtgctattttgaaaataaaagagaGCATGCAAGAGGAGGCCAAGAGGTTTGAGAAAGACTCGGACCACCCTGAGTATTTCATGCCATAA
- the LOC109608334 gene encoding single-stranded DNA-binding protein 3 isoform X2 — MYAKGKGSTVPSDAQAREKLALYVYEYLLHVGAQKAAQTFLSEIRWEKNITLGEPPGFLHSWWCVFWDLYCAAPERRDTCEHSSEAKAFHDYGFVNSGYGVNGIAHNTGPAPSPLGQMPPADGMPGGPMPPGFFPNSTLRPSPPTHPSSQPSPHSQPPPPHSQIMTCQPIMAPRYPAGPRPGVRMPQMGSDFNGPPGQPLMPNNMDPTRQGEGGEFVGWQGPPAARMNPPRGPSLGPIGPGTYGPGLRGPPPNSSLGPGGPMPPMSMTGPGGRPQWQPNTSTPMNYSSSSPGNYGGPPGGGGQPGPGTPIMPSPQDSSNSGGENMYTLMKPAVGGNMGGDFQMGGGPEAGPMGPMGPNSMGPVLNGDGMDGMKNSPANGGPGTPREDSGSGMGDYNLGGFGGPAENDQTESAAILKIKESMQEEAKRFEKDSDHPEYFMP, encoded by the exons ATGTACGCTAAAGGAAAGGGATCAACGGTGCCGTCTGACGCACAGGCCAGGGAAAA GTTGGCGTTGTACGTGTACGAGTACTTGCTCCACGTAGGTGCACAGAAGGCGGCACAGACCTTCCTGTCGGAG aTACGATGGGAGAAGAACATCACGCTGGGCGAGCCTCCGGGATTCCTGCACTCCTGGTGGTG CGTGTTTTGGGATCTGTACTGTGCGGCCCCCGAAAGGAGGGACACGTGCGAACACTCGTCGGAAGCCAAGGCTTTCCACGATTAC ggaTTCGTTAATTCTGGCTATGGGGTAAACGGAATTGCGCAC AACACAGGACCGGCTCCGAGTCCGCTGGGCCAAATGCCTCCTGCGGATGGGATGCCAGGTGGCCCCATGCCCCCAGGATTTTTTCca AACTCAACTTTACGTCCATCACCTCCAACGCACCCCTCAAGTCAACCTTCGCCCCATTCACAGCCACCCCCGCCCCATTCTCAGATAATGACATGTCAGCCGATAATGGCGCCGAGATATCCGGCAGGTCCGAGGCCTGGAGTAAGGATGCCGCAGATGGGCAGCGACTTCAACGGG CCGCCAGGCCAGCCGCTGATGCCGAATAACATGGATCCCACAAGACAAG GTGAAGGCGGAGAGTTTGTAGGTTGGCAAG GTCCACCCGCGGCGAGGATGAATCCACCGAGGGGACCGTCACTGGGGCCCATCGGTCCCGGGACGTACGGTCCCGGTTTGCGAGGACCCCCGCCAAACAGCAGTTTAGGTCCTGGCGGACCGATGCCGCCGATGTCGATGACCGGCCCGGGCGGCAGACCACAATGGCAGCCAAATACGTCGACA CCTATGAACTACTCGTCATCGTCGCCAGGCAACTACGGCGGGCCGCCGGGTGGTGGTGGCCAGCCGGGCCCCGGTACACCGATAATGCCCAGTCCGCAGGACTCGAGTAACTCGGGCGGCGAGAACATGTACACACTGATGAAGCCGGCGGTGGGCGGCAACATGGGCGGCGACTTCCAGATGGGCGGCGGTCCCGAAGCTGGACCTATGGGACCGATGGGACCGAACTCGATGGGTCCGGTGCTGAACGGCGACGGCATGGACGGGATGAAGAACTCGCCGGCGAACGGCGGACCGGGCACACCTCGAGAGGACAGCGGCAGCGGCATGGGAGACTACAACTTGGGCGGCTTTGGAGGACCCGCTGAAAAC GACCAAACGGAATCGGCtgctattttgaaaataaaagagaGCATGCAAGAGGAGGCCAAGAGGTTTGAGAAAGACTCGGACCACCCTGAGTATTTCATGCCATAA
- the LOC109608334 gene encoding single-stranded DNA-binding protein 3 isoform X3, with the protein MYAKGKGSTVPSDAQAREKLALYVYEYLLHVGAQKAAQTFLSEIRWEKNITLGEPPGFLHSWWCVFWDLYCAAPERRDTCEHSSEAKAFHDYGFVNSGYGVNGIAHNTGPAPSPLGQMPPADGMPGGPMPPGFFPHRSFLFYNKFNSTLRPSPPTHPSSQPSPHSQPPPPHSQIMTCQPIMAPRYPAGPRPGVRMPQMGSDFNGPPGQPLMPNNMDPTRQGPPAARMNPPRGPSLGPIGPGTYGPGLRGPPPNSSLGPGGPMPPMSMTGPGGRPQWQPNTSTPMNYSSSSPGNYGGPPGGGGQPGPGTPIMPSPQDSSNSGGENMYTLMKPAVGGNMGGDFQMGGGPEAGPMGPMGPNSMGPVLNGDGMDGMKNSPANGGPGTPREDSGSGMGDYNLGGFGGPAENDQTESAAILKIKESMQEEAKRFEKDSDHPEYFMP; encoded by the exons ATGTACGCTAAAGGAAAGGGATCAACGGTGCCGTCTGACGCACAGGCCAGGGAAAA GTTGGCGTTGTACGTGTACGAGTACTTGCTCCACGTAGGTGCACAGAAGGCGGCACAGACCTTCCTGTCGGAG aTACGATGGGAGAAGAACATCACGCTGGGCGAGCCTCCGGGATTCCTGCACTCCTGGTGGTG CGTGTTTTGGGATCTGTACTGTGCGGCCCCCGAAAGGAGGGACACGTGCGAACACTCGTCGGAAGCCAAGGCTTTCCACGATTAC ggaTTCGTTAATTCTGGCTATGGGGTAAACGGAATTGCGCAC AACACAGGACCGGCTCCGAGTCCGCTGGGCCAAATGCCTCCTGCGGATGGGATGCCAGGTGGCCCCATGCCCCCAGGATTTTTTCca CACCGCAGTTttctgttttataataaattc AACTCAACTTTACGTCCATCACCTCCAACGCACCCCTCAAGTCAACCTTCGCCCCATTCACAGCCACCCCCGCCCCATTCTCAGATAATGACATGTCAGCCGATAATGGCGCCGAGATATCCGGCAGGTCCGAGGCCTGGAGTAAGGATGCCGCAGATGGGCAGCGACTTCAACGGG CCGCCAGGCCAGCCGCTGATGCCGAATAACATGGATCCCACAAGACAAG GTCCACCCGCGGCGAGGATGAATCCACCGAGGGGACCGTCACTGGGGCCCATCGGTCCCGGGACGTACGGTCCCGGTTTGCGAGGACCCCCGCCAAACAGCAGTTTAGGTCCTGGCGGACCGATGCCGCCGATGTCGATGACCGGCCCGGGCGGCAGACCACAATGGCAGCCAAATACGTCGACA CCTATGAACTACTCGTCATCGTCGCCAGGCAACTACGGCGGGCCGCCGGGTGGTGGTGGCCAGCCGGGCCCCGGTACACCGATAATGCCCAGTCCGCAGGACTCGAGTAACTCGGGCGGCGAGAACATGTACACACTGATGAAGCCGGCGGTGGGCGGCAACATGGGCGGCGACTTCCAGATGGGCGGCGGTCCCGAAGCTGGACCTATGGGACCGATGGGACCGAACTCGATGGGTCCGGTGCTGAACGGCGACGGCATGGACGGGATGAAGAACTCGCCGGCGAACGGCGGACCGGGCACACCTCGAGAGGACAGCGGCAGCGGCATGGGAGACTACAACTTGGGCGGCTTTGGAGGACCCGCTGAAAAC GACCAAACGGAATCGGCtgctattttgaaaataaaagagaGCATGCAAGAGGAGGCCAAGAGGTTTGAGAAAGACTCGGACCACCCTGAGTATTTCATGCCATAA
- the LOC109608300 gene encoding zinc finger protein 423 homolog, producing the protein MSRQSKASSSNEDSDSGESISSPPVSTESLHDMENGGDYGDFNYTCSICNEIFPTGQQLIEHEQIHSDHLQFSCSYCPRLFKHKRSRDRHTKLHTGDKKYKCLQCESAFSRSDHLKIHMKTHDSRKPYKCGSCNRGYNTAAALSSHQQIHLKLEPKSGQNEGDSPSPTLFRCHICTESFNRSESLQVHLVSHSDSESPQTDTLQNDEDNVKLICMYCSKEFPSLEVMCQHVNTSHKDLQNGIASSLSGKSDNTTIMSCDKCPLQFDSPQSLKDHITSSHWQDISFSSYANFQIQPTDLSKRQKNDEEDGGNKKRKRKDHSGLSSNNSYGSIDKPCICSCCYAQLPNFKSFLHHMETHMISANNALLGFCPICGDPNVGTSNFSNHIFGHAIVQVAGLCCYTCKKTFESVEKLQKHLIDMHVINVYKCSICSEIFDTKLSMQLHLTNKHSEECKYFKCNLCTNQVFPDKLSAELHISMKHQQFAACLNTNKSILQTPYQFEINSRLGDYGVQLQCAFCDKSFSDKYSQYVHILNDHSEASKKDEKYQDNSKNHNSGSSSNIQARLMQSPELSDIKKKDYKYTCDICNLTDIPSELELITHKKAHVQAKSKNGNSLVSLQCAYCNEYCKSRSDLENHMKTHQVSCGKGKHKCNICDEIFSSSITLADHKLNHCKIVDGSVCVQCKSILCDEQSFYNHQMQHSNKVIKQNSQISLPANCIVCCQTLQTDIEIKLHAKFHLKHLFQNEYICGVCNRVFDVSGNQVNNKTCDNNITVSICKECTNLNNNDITSNKYMPVHSPHLSKCKVEKSQDEHTNAECHLCKQEFTSSHKLQTHLIEHNFFGMNQYSCYVCSSVFTGAVGLQNHILEHGLDAKPYECNQCQSKFFFRTELDNHRFTHVQQSPSARKCYTPQLPYTSVNGNCNGSEKTEQQYKSCQYCANTFIDNTFYLEHLSQCPFNQSKIVFEATSSIKVEVKEEFTEEACNEA; encoded by the exons ATGTCCAGACAATCGAAAGCGTCGTCTTCAAACGAAGACTCGGACTCCGGTGAATCGATATCCAGTCCGCCTGTGTCGACTGAATCGTTGCATGACATGGAGAATGGCGGTGATTACGgcgattttaattatacttgttCTATTTGCAACGAAATATTCCCGACTGGTCAGCAGCTGATTGAACACGAACAG ATACACTCGGACCACTTGCAGTTCTCTTGTTCATACTGTCCCAGGTTGTTCAAGCATAAAAGGTCCAGGGACAGGCACACCAAGCTGCACACTGGTGATAAAAAGTACAAGTGTCTCCAGTGTGAGTCAGCGTTCTCCAGAAG TGACCATTTAAAGATCCACATGAAGACGCATGACAGCAGGAAGCCGTACAAATGTGGCTCCTGCAACAGAGGTTACAACACGGCAGCAGCTCTGTCATCGCATCAACAGATCCATCTGAAGCTGGAGCCAAAGTCGGGCCAAAACGAAGGCGACTCACCTAGTCCTACACTTTTTCGTTGCCACATTTGTACTGAATCCTTTAACAGATCTGAAAGTTTACAG GTTCACTTGGTGAGTCACAGTGATAGTGAGTCGCCCCAAACCGACACCTTGCAGAACGACGAAGATAATGTCAAGTTGATTTGCATGTATTGCTCCAAGGAGTTTCCCAGTTTGGAGGTGATGTGCCAACATGTCAACACATCCCACAAGGATTTGCAAAATGGAATAGCCTCTAGTCTTTCCGGAAAGTCGGACAATACAACAATAATGTCTTGTGATAAGTGTCCCTTACAATTCGACTCGCCGCAGTCCTTAAAAGACCACATAACCAGTTCACATTGGCAAGACATATCGTTCAGTTCTTACGCCAACTTCCAAATACAACCAACCGACCTGAGCAAACGTCAGAAGAACGACGAGGAGGATGGAGGCAATAAGAAGAGGAAACGGAAAGACCACTCGGGCCTCTCTTCCAATAACTCCTACGGTTCCATAGATAAACCTTGCATATGCTCATGTTGTTACGCTCAATTGCCGAACTTCAAAAGCTTTTTGCACCACATGGAAACGCACATGATTTCAGCAAATAACGCACTCTTAGGTTTTTGTCCGATTTGTGGTGACCCAAATGTTGGGACCTCCAACTTCAGCAACCACATCTTCGGCCATGCTATAGTACAAGTCGCCGGCCTTTGTTGTTACACCTGCAAGAAAACGTTTGAGAGCGTGGAAAAATTGCAGAAACACCTAATCGACATGCACgtcattaatgtttataaatgttcAATATGCAGCGAGATTTTCGACACCAAATTATCCATGCAA CTTCACTTAACCAACAAACACAGCGAAGAGTGCAAATACTTTAAGTGCAACTTGTGCACCAACCAAGTCTTCCCCGACAAGCTATCGGCAGAGCTGCACATTTCCATGAAGCACCAACAGTTTGCTGCCTGTTTGAACACTAACAagtcaatattacaaacaccTTATCAATTTGAAATCAATTCGAGACTGGGGGACTATGGAGTGCAGCTTCAATGTGCCTTTTGTGATAAGTCATTCAGCGATAAATACTCCCAGTACGTGCACATCCTGAACGACCACAGCGAAGCCTCTAAGAAG GATGAAAAGTACCAGGATAATTCAAAGAACCATAATTCTGGTTCCTCAAGCAATATCCAGGCGAGACTCATGCAGTCACCAGAACTGTCAGACATAAAGAAGAAGGACTACAAGTACACATGTGATATATGCAATCTAACGGACATACCATCAGAGTTAGAACTGATAACCCACAAGAAGGCCCACGTGCAGGCCAAATCAAAAAACGGTAACTCCTTGGTGAGCTTACAATGTGCTTACTGCAACGAATATTGTAAGTCAAGGAGTGATCTGGAGAATCATATGAAGACCCATCAAGTCAGCTGCGGAAAAGGTAAACACAAGTGCAACATTTGCGACGAAATATTCTCCTCCTCCATCACGTTGGCCGACCACAAATTGAACCATTGCAAAATAGTGGACGGAAGTGTTTGCGTGCAATGCAAATCGATTCTTTGCGATGAACAGTCGTTTTACAACCACCAAATGCAACACAGTAACAAGGTTATAAAGCAGAACTCACAAATTTCCCTTCCCGCAAACTGCATAGTCTGTTGCCAAACCCTTCAAACCGACATAGAAATCAAACTGCACGCCAAGTTCCACCTCAAACATCTATTCCAAAACGAGTACATTTGCGGCGTGTGCAACCGAGTCTTCGACGTGAGTGGCAACCAGGTCAACAACAAAACCTGCGACAACAACATCACGGTCTCGATATGCAAGGAGTGCACCAACCTGAACAACAACGACATAACCTCCAACAAGTACATGCCGGTACATTCACCCCATTTGTCCAAGTGCAAAGTGGAAAAGTCGCAGGACGAGCACACGAACGCGGAGTGCCACCTGTGCAAACAAGAGTTCACGTCCTCGCACAAGCTGCAAACGCATTTAATCGAGCACAACTTCTTCGGCATGAACCAGTACAGTTGTTACGTTTGCTCGTCGGTCTTCACCGGCGCCGTGGGCTTGCAAAACCACATCTTGGAACACGGATTGGACGCCAAACCTTACGAGTGCAATCAGTGCCAGTCCAAGTTCTTTTTCCGCACCGAGCTGGACAATCACCGGTTCACGCACGTACAACAAAGTCCGAGTGCCAGGAAATGTTACACCCCTCAGCTGCCCTACACTAGTGTCAACGGCAACTGCAACGGTAGTGAAAAGACTGAACAACAATACAAGTCGTGCCAGTATTGTGCGAACACCTTCATAGATAACACGTTCTATCTGGAACATTTGAGTCAGTGTCCGTTTAATCAGAGCAAAATTGTCTTTGAGGCGACCAGCAGTATTAAGGTTGAGGTCAAGGAGGAGTTTACGGAAGAGGCTTGCAACGAGGCATAG